The DNA region aGCTTTATGAGGACCGGTTGCTGCATCAGGTAGCCTACGTTGACAGAGGGCGTGTGCTctgagagttgtttctctccagcgcatcatttacattttactgctgatttcaaTGTTTTAATAATGTATACATGTTGTGAATTCAAAATCAAGCGCATATTTCAGCATATTTTgcaaaacagtttgtttttaccccaagtgaggatCCATTAAACTTTGATGTGTGAGCGAGCTCACACATTCGTGTCAATCAAACCGattgcaatggagaaagggagtgcGATCATTTGGATTAAACCATGCAACATCATACCAGGATTTcattttcaatgtaatcaattgtgcagcttttcATGGATTAAAAGTGTTTTGGTTTCTCATCCTCATGTAATACATTGAGCATTCTGAGCAGGATGAGACTTTTAAGCACAAGAGTAAATCTCCATAGGGTTTAGATGATTGTACTatgttaaactgtatataatgctgaatataatgtataataatgctaacagtactgatatttgtaagtcctcctgataatgccaaatacacatatttttgaaaagaaaagtttagaaacatgtaatcagtgacaatactattCTAAAACCTactatattaatttaaaatacttaatgtatgtaatcatgacagtgtacaagcatgtATTTAACATAATTATGGCTGGGCAGAataattaatatttctattctggtgtcactatTGCCCTCTGTTGGATTTTTAGTCATACTCcagtactttttgttaagttttacaagtaaaggaaaggaactgtattgcatatgtcctgaaagtagtagtaataataataataataataataataataataataataatacattcaaacttaacttttcatgactcaggctttgttcaaagttttgtgagagtaaagAATCGTGAATTCATTACTGTAAATCGAACCAAATCCTTAAGccctttatcattttattattattattattattattattattattatattttaatagaataaaggaaaaataaaaataaaaatgtatcagattaatcaaagaaataaccgaagattaattatcaaaataattgttagttgcagccctagaatTCACTTTGCAGACCTGTCTAGCTGTGCTGGGTCCATGCTTTGGAGAGAACCGTACCCTCCTAATCAAGGCCAGAAGCAGAAATACTTAAATGTTTTTTCTATCAAGAGActtgcagttgtggctgaaattccAGGACATAATAAAATCCTGTCTGGACTCAATCAAAATAATCAGGCTGCCACAGAGCCAACATAAGAACAACTGCAGCAGGATGCTTTGACGGCAATTCAGAAGCTttgtaaaagcatttttaaatagatttgagAGTAATTGAACAGAAGGTTAGTATTTTCTTGCCTGTTTCTGGAAAGTTGTGTGACTGCTCAGAGAGAAGCCTTATTAACCCAACTTGTGTTTCCTAAATTAAATCATTAGCAGACTCGCAAGGAATGTTGATAGGAGGCAAGCAAGGTACTACATTGAGGCCTTATCGAACATTATGACAGGCCTTGCACTTCATTTTGTGCCCGCTTTTTTTGAGAGGACTTGGAAATGAACTTATGGCTCTGCACTGCAAAACCTTGTTTGCACTTGATATACTAATCTACGGTCTTCCAGTAGCGTGGAGTTTCTGCAGAACTTATTAGCATATCAGAACACGCAACTACCCTAATCTTACCTAAATACCTTCAACAGAGACTTGTGCTGTGTTCCATCAGCAGTTgaggttgttttgttttttatttgcacTTGTCTTGTCAGAAACAATCCTAATCTGTTAAACATCTGAATGGTATAAAATGTCTCGTCTGATTAGGTTTGCATGCTTGTTCTTGTCCACAACTTTGTGaagcattacattttacagtattacAGCTGAAGTTTGTCCATATAAGTCATGCTATGTCATTAGATAATAAAACTTCAGTTGTAATGAATCATAATTTCTGCCTGTAATCCACCCCatcttaaaacattgttttttatgaCTCTTGCAGAAGAGGTTGACTACAGCAACTTTGGCACCAGCACACTGACCCGTAAAAAGAAGGCTGTTGTCACTCTCCGCAATGACCTGAACCGGAAGCAGCCACATATCTGCATTGGCATGCCTCAGGACTTCCGTCCAGTCTCATCCATTATTGATGTGGACATCCTTCCTGAGTCCCACCGGAGAGTCCGTCTCTACCGGCATGGCTCGGACAAGCCTCTGGGCTTCTACATCCGTGATGGCACCAGTGTCCGTGTTACACCCCATGGTTTGGAAAAGGTCCCGGGTATCTTCATCTCCCGCATGGTCCCCGGAGGCCTGGCCGAGAGCACAGGTCTGCTTGCTGTCAATGATGAGGTCCTGGAGGTCAATGGCATCGAGGTGACCGGGAAGACGTTAGACCAGGTAACAGACATGATGATTGCAAACAGCCACAACCTTATTGTGACCGTGAAGCCGGCGAACCAGCGCAACAACGTGATGCGCAGCAGTCGCACCTCCGGCAGCTCGGGTCAGTCATCTGACAGCAGTGGTTCTGTGGGCTACCCCGCCATCACTGCACCCACCGGTGCCACCGCCATCAGCCATGGTTATAGCCCAGAAGATCTGGAGAGTGATGAGGAGTCAGACATCGTAATTGAGAGCAACATCAAGCGGCCATCACGCCGCTCCAACGCCTCGGTGGCTTCGACAGCATCCCGGTCCCAGATGCAAACGACTGCAACTGCCCCACCCAGCCCCCCTACACGACCCCAAACTAGACCCCCATCCACCGTATCGACAGTGTCTTTCCATTCTCAACCAAGCTTTAATGGCACAGTGCACAACAATTTGAGTTACAAGCTTCACAAGGACCTTACCCTCCAGCACCACCCCTACCACAGCAGCAACCCCACCATGAGGGGAAGCAACAGCAGCCTACACAAAATCCTCAGCAGTCTGAGGACAGACCCCCGTCACAGCCTGGCTTTACCCAGAGGAGGGGTGGAGGAGGATGGCACAGTCATCACTTTATAATACAcacatttgcatatttgcagGCCACAAAATTCAGCCCCCACCCTCTTCCCCTTGAGACTCGGCCTTTAAGCCTTGGACGTCAGACTTGACTTTGAACCTCACAGACTTTAAGGGTTTTGTAAAACGAATAATTTAACAGAAACATTATCTGGAAAttttactcttttaaatgtttgctTTCAATGTGTTATGATGTCTTATCTGTCAAAAAAATTAATCCAAATTAGTGGTGTGTTTATTTTCCCAAGTGGAGACACTGATTTTATCACGTCTATCAACTTTTTGTTCTTGTTTAGAGGTTACTTTTAATCATGTAAATGTCTTCTGGGACCAGAAATTAGGTTTAGTCCTGTGTGATGTCATGTTTTATACTGTTTACAGTTCATACCTGAAAAAATTTGCCCCTGGTGTAATGGAAAAGGCTgacaaaaaattaatttacacTTAATCTGCCACAAACTTTTTGTTTGCCCTGCCTGAGCTATTTTCCCCCAAGTTAAAAAATTGgattaatatttattatgaatttcCAGAAATTAATATTTCTATTGAATGTTTTAATACCTTAATACAGTAAATAGCTGTTTTGCGAATACCTCAACAATTTTTGCTTGTAATATTTAACGTTACTTGTTTCAAAGTTACAGAAGAATATTGTAATTCcacaaattatgaaaaattacTTAATGAGATTCTATCATCTTAAGATGTCTTAAAACATATTCTCATCCCTTGttttaagtaatttatttttatttgtttggtttaaTTAGATGGTTTCTTGTGGTTTAATTTGACTGCATTGGAGTGCAGTGCACCATCACATTTAGGTATTTGACACATTGATGTCTTCAAAAAGACCTCTTGACTTAAGGAGCCCAGTGGAATGAGTAGTGGTTGGTTCTCTTTTTTAGTCACACATATATTGTCACCTCACTGTTAATGAACCCTTACCTCTGACCCCCACTAAGATAACaacagctgaacacaaaccaCAGAGTCGTAGTAGTCAGATCTTTAATGTTGGATTAACATTTTAATCCAGCCATTTAGCATACTTCAGTCCAGTCAGATTTAAGGCATTAAATAGGTTCATCTGAGTCTTATCATCTTTTACATTGGGAATAATTATGTTTTGAAGCACACTCCAGTAGTGTGATTAGGCTAAAGTAGTATGCTCCTCCTTGGGGGGTTTCACTTTTTACCTGTCTTTCAGAAATCTGTGGCATACTTTTCTGTGTCATTTACCACTGTGGATATACTTATATTCGTTTGCTTTGAGGTTGACTGCATTGTTGTTTATCATGTTAAAACAAGGACTTTGATATTCAGCATTTTTGTGGATATGTGCATTTGTGGAGTCCCTACTACAGGCACAATTTACCCAAACCATACAAACTTAGTATTTGGATCTGACCACTGGAAATTAAATATTATGATGTTTAACTTTGGAAAAAAAAGCATCGTGCATGGAGTAACACGTGCACATTTGTCGAAAAAGATGTATTGTAAGTCGACATCTGCTGGTCACTCTGGGAACTACCAGTACAGTACATGGATTGTCTCTcctgcattcttttttttttttttttcattaaacctTTATACTGATTTCTTGGTTAATTtttatattcatctggtttaacaTTGAATAAATCTACTGGAAAATTCAGAACAAAACTAGATTAAAACGATTATAAAAGAAATGGGAACAACGGATTCTCCCTCAGTCATGATTTCAGTGTCATATTTCTGTTTTATCCTCCCATGTTgtaaaaaataatgcagaatGTAGAATATTATTTGATGGTTTAACCTGATGATGTAGGGTAATATTATGTGTCTTAAAATGCTCCTGAAGGTTTAGTCGTAACAGCCAAGGGtaaactacatttaaaatgtttgttttcaagCCCTTTCAATACAAAAATACATGGAACATGAgaatattgtcttttttttttttttttttttttttttaaactgatgtcatacttttttttaaaggatataATAAATTCTGAGATGGACAAATGCATTCTTATTTGTTTACATTCCTAGTTTTGAGTGCTATTAAAAATTAAGTTTGACATTTTATTGCACTGCAGTTTCCTTTTAATGTCTATtaaagcatatttaaaaaaagttcattttaaatgtaattatagtttaatagttattaatatttcagcttattttaattatgtagttattaaattaataattatcaaaattaatacattttattcattaataaatgcacgtttattaaatgttaatttcatacAATGTTATTTATCCATTCATAATATATCCATCCAATTTTCTGAGCTTAATtttgtattaatacattttattatatatgcGTTTATAaaatttctatctatctatctagatagATACACTGGCggttaaaagtttggaataattttgctgtttcggaaggaaattggtactttaattcttccaaagtggcattcaactgatcacagtatagtcaggacattactgatgtaaaaaacagcaccatcactatttgaaaaaagtcatttttgatcaaatctagacagtccccatttccagcagccatcactccaccttatccttgagtaatcatgctaaattgatcatttggtactagaaactcacttgccgttatatcaaacacagatgaaagctatttggttcattaaatgaagcttaaaattgtctttgtgtttgagttgccacagtatgcaatagactggcatgtcttaaggtcaatattaggtcaaaaatggcaaaaaaaaagaaacagctttctctagaaacttatca from Myxocyprinus asiaticus isolate MX2 ecotype Aquarium Trade chromosome 30, UBuf_Myxa_2, whole genome shotgun sequence includes:
- the LOC127420947 gene encoding partitioning defective 6 homolog gamma-like, which encodes MNRSFNSKSQSLRSLNMNAVEVKSKYGAEFRRFSMDRQKPGKFDEFYNLIMTIHRIANMELMIGYADVHGDLLPINNNENFCKAVSTAHPLLRIFIQRQEEVDYSNFGTSTLTRKKKAVVTLRNDLNRKQPHICIGMPQDFRPVSSIIDVDILPESHRRVRLYRHGSDKPLGFYIRDGTSVRVTPHGLEKVPGIFISRMVPGGLAESTGLLAVNDEVLEVNGIEVTGKTLDQVTDMMIANSHNLIVTVKPANQRNNVMRSSRTSGSSGQSSDSSGSVGYPAITAPTGATAISHGYSPEDLESDEESDIVIESNIKRPSRRSNASVASTASRSQMQTTATAPPSPPTRPQTRPPSTVSTVSFHSQPSFNGTVHNNLSYKLHKDLTLQHHPYHSSNPTMRGSNSSLHKILSSLRTDPRHSLALPRGGVEEDGTVITL